Within the Myxococcus virescens genome, the region GCTGCTCAGGCGCCGGCACCGACGCCTGCTCCGATGGCTGTGCCGACACCTGCTCCGATGGCTGTTCAGACGCCGGCGGCTGCGCCAGAGCCTGCTCAGGCGGCTGCGCAGACACTGGCGCCGACGTCGGATCGGGCTTGACCTCGGGGGCGACGCTTCCGCACGCCATCATCAGCAGTCCCACGGCCACGCTCCCGAATACCCTGATGCCCAGCTTCATGTGCCAGCCCTCCCTGTGCTCACAGTGGTGGAAACGTCGGAGTATACACGGGATTCATCGCCGGTCCTGTGCTCCTGGAAACGCTGGTGCCCAGTATCCGTGCGCATGAGTGTGGCCTGTCAGCCCCGTCTGACCGAATGCAAGACAAGGAGGCCCGGTGCGCTTCGCGCCATTCGAGTTGCATACCCCTACCCTGTCCGGAACATCGCTCGCGGAGCAGGGGTGGTGCTCTGCTGCCAGGCGAATCCACAGTGGCGAGACATGTCTGACTTCGTGGTTCACTTCACGAAGCCGGGACCCCGCCCTATCATGACACCTACCAGAACATGATGAGCATCCTGGGCGCCCGGACGCGCATCCCCGGCGCCGAGGGCTTCGGCATCGCCCGCCGTCGCCGAACGCCACCACTCCGTGTGCTTCAGCGAGATTCCCCTGGCCCGGCTCGTCCAGCGCCGCAGCCTCTATGGCATTGGCTTCAGCAAGAGCTATGTCCTCGCCCAGGGCGGCGGCCCCGTCTGGTACGTCCAGTACGCCTCTCCCGCGCACCTCGCCCTGAAGCATCAGGTGGAGCGCGCGCTCTCGGCGCCGCCCCCCCCCGCAAGAGCCCATCTGGTCCACGACGCCCGTCGTGGACATCCAGGGGGACCACCACAACGCGCCCTACAGCTACCGCTTCGACTGGGAGCGCGAGTGGCGCGTACCGGGCCTGCTCCGCTTCACCGAGTACGACGTCGCCGAACTCTTCCTCCCGGGGAGTTCCACGACACCGCCCGCGACTTCTTCACCTGGGCCGTGCGCGAGAAGGCGGGCCCCGGCTACTTCTGCCCCTGCCTGGACCCGCTGTGGAAGTCGGAGCAGATTGCTTACCCAGCCCTGCAACCAGCGGTGGACCGTTTTGTAGGGCGGATACTGCTCCCTCGGCAGCTCGCTCCATTGGGCCCCGGTGCGCAGAACCCACAGGATGCCGTCCCACAGCGCCCGTGAGGGCGTGGGCGTTCGCCCAGGCCCGGTCCTCCCGCTTCAGCTTCCGCGCGGGGAGTAGCGACTCAATCAGGCTGCACGGTTCATCAGTCAGGTCCACCGGTCAGCTTCGAACATGGCCGTCCCCTCCATGTCGATCAGCGGCCCGACCACCGCGCTCATGCCTGCTCGCCCAATTTCGAGACCGGCTCTAGCGTGGACTCGTTTTGGAAGGACCTCACTCGCTGCATTGGTGGTCAGGCGGCGGCGTCGTGGGCTTCGCCATCAATCTGCTGAGCCCACATGTCGGCGCGATGCTTGCGAAGAGTTCCCTCGGGGTTCTCTCCTTCTGGCGCAAAAGGCCGGCAACATTGGCCGCCAGAGAGCAGGCGCGGATAGCGGAGCTGCGGGCCAGTGAGTATGAGCGGGTGATGGCTGCGGTGGCGGCCGTGCACCAAGAAGTTGGCGCCGTGACAGGGTTCGTCATGGCAGGTGCGCTGTGTACGATTACGCAACACCCACCGGTGTTAGTGGTGATGTCCACCACGCCCATCCGCACCGTCATCCACAGGGGTCCCGATGTCGCTGCCGTCGTAGTCATGACGCTCTCAATGGGGTCGCTGACGCGTGCCTACGAGACTCGGCGTTTGATTCGAGTGGCGAGAGACACCTCGGGCGCTGAGAATGCGCCAGCCGATGGTGGACTCCACGCGCTGGCTGCTCAGCTCGGTGCGAGGTCTGCTCCTGATTTCGGATGACGTGTTCGGCGAGAGCCGCCGCCGCATGGTACGCGACGAACGCTCGCGCGTATCTCGTCCTCGCGTCCGGACTCTCGTCCATGCCCGCGACGGCCGCTAGCAGTTCCCTCTCCGTCGCCCCGAGGCGATAACTTCCCCGACACAGGGGGCTTCCAGCCACCGAGTACGTCGAACTATGGTGTGCGGCGGCATCGCTGGGTCGGCCTGCCCAGCAGCATTGAACAATATGTTCAAGCAACTTTTTATCGGCGTCGCACGGTCCTCCACAGGTCATGCGAGCCATCGCCGCTTGAGCGATGCCACGGCCCACGAACACGGACTGCCCTGATGACCGAGAACAAGACGAAGTTCACTGGCGCCAGTGTGGACGACTACCTCGCCAAACGGGGCAGCGAGCAGCAACGAGCCGACTGCCGGGCGTTGATCGCCCTGCTTGAGAAGGTTACGCAAGAGCCGCCAAGGATGTGGGGCCCCAGCATCGTGGGCTTCGGCGCTTACCGATACACCTACGAAAGCGGACGTTCCGGCGAGGCGCCCGTGGTGGGGTTCGCGATCCGTGGCCGTGAACTGGTGATCTACGTGACGACAGAACAGGACCGGCAGCAGTCCCTGCTGGACCGGCTCGGGCCGCACAAGATCGGCAAGTCCTGTCTGTACTTCAAGCGGCTCGCCGACCTCGATAGGCGGGTGCTCGAGGAACTGGTGGCGGGTTCGGTCGCGGAGGTGAGGCGGCGCCATGGATAGCGTGGAGAAATCC harbors:
- a CDS encoding DUF1801 domain-containing protein; its protein translation is MTENKTKFTGASVDDYLAKRGSEQQRADCRALIALLEKVTQEPPRMWGPSIVGFGAYRYTYESGRSGEAPVVGFAIRGRELVIYVTTEQDRQQSLLDRLGPHKIGKSCLYFKRLADLDRRVLEELVAGSVAEVRRRHG
- a CDS encoding transposase; its protein translation is MWDGILWVLRTGAQWSELPREQYPPYKTVHRWLQGWVSNLLRLPQRVQAGAEVAGARLLAHGPGEEVAGGVVELPGRKSSATSYSVKRSRPGTRHSRSQSKR